Proteins found in one Canis aureus isolate CA01 chromosome 19, VMU_Caureus_v.1.0, whole genome shotgun sequence genomic segment:
- the LOC144289348 gene encoding olfactory receptor-like protein OLF4, protein MKPGNDTQISEFLLLGLSEEPELQPLIFGFFLSMYLITVFGNLLIILAVSSDSHLHTPMYFFLANLSFVDICFTSTTVPKMLWNIQTQSKVITYAGCITQIYFLIVFAVLDVFLLSMMAYDRYVAICHPLQYTVIMNPRVCGLLVLVSWIICVLQSLLQTSMVLRLSFCAVVEIPHFSCELNQMIQVACSDTFLNNLMVYFAAVLLVGGSLAGILYSYSRIVSSILGISSARGKYKAFSTCASHLSVVCLFFCTSLGVYLSSAVSQSSHSTAVASVMYTVVTPMLNPFIYSLRNKDIKRALKRTVGIPVM, encoded by the coding sequence ATGAAACCAGGAAATGATACGCAAatttcagaatttcttcttctgggattatCAGAGGAACCAGAACTGCAGCCCCTCATCTTTGGCTTTTTCCTCTCCATGTACCTCATCACTGTGTTTGGAAACCTGCTCATCATCCTGGCTGTCAGCTCTGATTCCCACCTCCACACCCCAATGTACTTCTTCCTGGCCAACCTTTCCTTTGTGGACATCTGTTTCACCTCCACCACCGTCCCCAAGATGCTATGGAACATCCAGACTCAGAGCAAAGTTATCACCTATGCAGGCTGCATCACACAGATTTACTTTCTCATAGTCTTTGCTGTGTTGGATGTCTTTCTCCTGAGCATGATGGCCTATGACCGGTATGTGGCCATCTGTCACCCCCTGCAATACACAGTCATCATGAACCCTCGGGTCTGTGGACTTCTGGTTCTGGTGTCCTGGATCATCTGTGTCCTGCAGTCCTTGTTACAAACCTCGATGGTGTTGCGGCTGTCCTTCTGTGCAGTGGTCGAAATCCCCCACTTTTCCTGTGAACTTAATCAGATGATCCAAGTTGCCTGTTCTGACACCTTCCTTAATAACTTGATGGTGTATTTTGCAGCTGTCCTGCTGGTTGGTGGTTCCCTTGCTGGGATACTTTACTCTTACTCTAGGATAGTTTCCTCCATACTTGGGATCTCATCAGCTCGGGGCAAGTATAAAGCATTCTCCACCTGTGCATCTCACCTCTCAGTTGTCTGCTTATTTTTTTGTACAAGCCTAGGAGTATACCTTAGCTCTGCTGTTTCCCAGAGCTCCCACTCAACTGCAGTGGCCTCAGTGATGTACACAGTGGTCACACCTATGCTAAACCCCTTCATCTACAGCCTGAGGAACAAAGACATAAAGAGGGCTCTGAAAAGAACCGTTGGGATTCCAGTGA